One genomic region from Gadus morhua chromosome 9, gadMor3.0, whole genome shotgun sequence encodes:
- the dkk3b gene encoding dickkopf-related protein 3b: MQSVVLLLNLGFSLLVAGGSVEDAVERGPVSLNDMFREVEMLMEDTQQMLEEAVDQISTESAKSSLSSLALPGTFHNYTFTNDKESNNGTRESHLSHAHVEISSQWNNVDHECMIDEDCGDTRYCFYEIEKSKCLPCIPTDMPCTKDEECCSDQMCVWGQCTEDATSGTEGTICQSQSDCRPDLCCAFQRELLFPVCNPRPEKGESCVNHPNLLMDLLSWDTDGPRDHCPCAGELQCQPHGRGFHCGE, translated from the exons ATGCAGTCGGTCGTGTTGCTTCTGAATTTAGGCTTTTCTTTGCTTGTGGCTGGAGGAAGCGTCGAGGATGCCGTGGAGCGTGGACCAGTGAGTCTGAATGACATGTTTCGAGAGGTGGAGATGCTGATGGAGGACACACAACAGATGTTGGAGGAGGCTGTAGATCAG ATATCTACGGAGAGTGCCAAATCATCCCTATCGTCACTGGCTCTACCCGGTACCTTTCACAACTACACTTTTACAAACGACAAG GAAAGTAATAATGGCACAAGAGAGTCTCACCTTTCACATGCCCATGTGGAGATCTCCAGCCAGTGGAACAATGTCGATCAT GAGTGCATGATAGATGAAGACTGTGGCGACACGAGATACTGCTTCTATGAGATTGAAAAGTCCAAGTGTCTGCCATGCATCCCGACTGATATG CCCTGCACTAAAGATGAGGAGTGCTGCTCAGATCAGATGTGTGTATGGGGTCAATGTACAGAGGATGCGACCAGTGGAACAGAGGGAACCATCTGTCAGTCCCAGAGTGACTGCAGGCCAGACCTCTGCTGTGCCTTCCAACGAG AGCTGCTGTTCCCTGTGTGCAACCCCAGGCCAGAGAAAGGCGAGTCCTGTGTGAACCACCCCAACTTGTTGATGGATCTGCTGTCCTGGGACACGGACGGGCCCCGTGACCACTGCCCGTGTGCTGGAGAGCTCCAGTGCCAACCTCATGG GCGTGGATTTCATTGTGGAGAGTAG